Proteins from a single region of Chloroherpeton thalassium ATCC 35110:
- a CDS encoding MraY family glycosyltransferase, whose translation MIYFLVAFTISILTTWLIIHTEHFHYIHTHDNDFSGIQKFHEEPVPRIGGIAILAGLLIGSIYLGFHKGEMQKLLIWIGIASAPAFMGGFIEDITKKVSPGIRLSLAFVSASVAFFFMDFSVMKTTWGWLDQQVPVISFLITLLAVGGITNGTNIIDGFNGLLLGYSILVLGVLGFVCFQINDVAMLDMILIFIGSICGLFIFNFPRGRIFTGDGGAYLIGFLLVTLSFLIVKRNEEISPWLPFLILIHPIFETLFSMYRRSILRGKSPFKPDSIHLHTLIHRRVIPQLGEIAKKHHNPITSVLIWGIVMASVIPAIIWWENSFLLIVFIFFYCFLYIWIYLRIIRFNY comes from the coding sequence GTGATTTACTTTTTAGTCGCATTTACTATATCTATATTGACCACGTGGCTGATCATTCATACTGAGCATTTTCACTATATTCATACACATGATAATGATTTTAGTGGCATTCAGAAATTTCATGAAGAGCCTGTTCCTCGGATAGGTGGAATAGCCATATTAGCAGGTTTATTAATTGGTAGTATATACCTTGGTTTTCATAAGGGAGAGATGCAGAAACTACTAATTTGGATTGGTATAGCCTCGGCGCCAGCGTTTATGGGTGGATTTATTGAAGATATAACAAAGAAAGTGTCCCCAGGGATCCGTTTAAGTCTTGCTTTTGTGTCTGCATCGGTTGCATTTTTTTTTATGGATTTTTCAGTTATGAAAACTACTTGGGGATGGCTTGATCAACAAGTTCCAGTAATTAGTTTTCTAATAACCCTTTTAGCAGTGGGTGGAATAACAAATGGCACAAATATTATAGATGGCTTTAATGGATTATTACTCGGTTATAGCATATTAGTTCTTGGTGTTTTAGGGTTTGTTTGTTTTCAGATTAATGATGTTGCCATGCTTGATATGATTTTAATTTTTATTGGTAGCATATGCGGCTTATTTATTTTTAATTTCCCAAGAGGACGAATTTTTACAGGTGATGGAGGGGCATATTTAATTGGATTTTTACTTGTTACATTATCTTTTCTTATCGTGAAGCGTAACGAAGAAATATCGCCATGGCTGCCGTTTTTAATATTAATACATCCTATTTTTGAGACATTATTTTCAATGTATAGGAGAAGTATTCTTCGTGGTAAATCGCCATTTAAACCGGATAGTATACATTTACATACACTAATTCATCGTAGAGTCATTCCTCAGTTAGGTGAAATTGCTAAAAAACATCATAATCCAATTACATCTGTATTAATTTGGGGAATAGTAATGGCAAGTGTTATTCCTGCTATTATCTGGTGGGAAAATAGTTTTCTGTTGATTGTTTTCATATTCTTTTATTGCTTTTTATATATTTGGATATATCTTCGTATTATTAGATTTAATTATTGA
- the rfbA gene encoding glucose-1-phosphate thymidylyltransferase RfbA: protein MKGIILAGGTGTRLYPITKSVVKQLIPVYDKPMIYYPLSVLMLAGIREVLIISTPDDTDRFKLLFGDGEQLGMKFEYIVQPSPDGLAQAFLLGESFIGDDDVCLILGDNLFYGHDLTRMLQRSIYAVEKEKKSVVFGYYVNEPQHYGVVEFDNLGNVLSIEEKPKSPKSNYAVVGLYFYTNDVVEIAKAVKPSARGELEITTVNQMFLEKNALKVELMGRGFAWLDTGTHEALLAASQFIETIEKRQGLKVACIEEIAYNKGFINREQLVNLAQPLKKNQYGQYLIRMASQEISSKS from the coding sequence ATGAAAGGTATAATACTTGCGGGCGGAACAGGAACTCGGTTATATCCAATCACAAAATCTGTGGTTAAGCAGTTGATTCCTGTTTATGATAAACCGATGATTTATTATCCACTTTCTGTGCTAATGCTTGCAGGCATTCGTGAAGTATTAATTATTTCGACGCCGGATGATACTGATCGTTTTAAGTTACTTTTTGGTGATGGAGAACAGTTGGGAATGAAGTTTGAATATATTGTTCAGCCCTCACCTGATGGATTAGCACAAGCTTTTTTATTGGGAGAGTCTTTTATTGGTGATGATGATGTCTGTTTGATCCTTGGGGATAATCTTTTTTATGGGCATGATTTAACGCGAATGCTTCAGCGGAGTATTTATGCAGTTGAAAAGGAAAAAAAATCGGTTGTGTTTGGTTATTATGTCAACGAACCACAACATTATGGTGTGGTTGAATTTGATAATTTAGGAAATGTTCTCAGTATTGAAGAAAAGCCCAAATCTCCTAAAAGCAATTATGCGGTGGTGGGGCTATATTTTTATACAAACGATGTTGTTGAAATAGCAAAAGCTGTAAAGCCTTCGGCAAGAGGAGAGTTGGAGATTACAACAGTGAATCAAATGTTTCTTGAAAAAAATGCCTTAAAGGTCGAATTAATGGGACGAGGGTTTGCGTGGTTAGATACAGGTACGCATGAGGCTTTGCTCGCAGCAAGCCAGTTTATAGAAACCATCGAAAAACGGCAAGGTCTTAAAGTTGCTTGTATCGAGGAAATAGCTTACAACAAAGGTTTTATTAATAGAGAGCAATTGGTAAATTTAGCACAGCCACTTAAGAAAAATCAATATGGACAATATTTGATAAGGATGGCTTCGCAAGAAATATCCTCTAAAAGTTGA
- the gmd gene encoding GDP-mannose 4,6-dehydratase — MKKALITGVTGQDGSYLAEFLLEKGYEVHGIKRRASLFNTQRVDHIYQDLHEENTRFKLHYGDLTDTSNLTRILQEVQPDEVYNLGAQSHVAVSFESPEYTADVDALGTLRLLEAIRFLGLENKTRFYQASTSELYGLVQEIPQKETTPFYPRSPYAVAKLYAYWITVNYRESYNMYACNGILFNHESPRRGETFVTRKITRGLTNIAQGLEKCLYMGNLASLRDWGHAKDYVRMQWMMLQQDTPEDFVIATGYQYSVRQFIEWSAKKLGIALRFEGDGVDEIGVIDAITGEDAPALKVGDVIVRVDPRYFRPAEVETLLGDPTKAKQQLGWTPKITAQEMCAEMVAEDLIIAKRHALLKQHGYQAPISIENYHG; from the coding sequence ATGAAAAAAGCACTTATCACAGGTGTTACAGGGCAAGATGGAAGTTATCTTGCCGAGTTTTTATTAGAAAAAGGTTATGAAGTCCATGGCATTAAGCGTCGTGCTTCGCTTTTTAATACGCAGCGTGTTGACCACATATACCAAGATTTGCACGAGGAAAATACTCGCTTCAAATTGCATTATGGGGATTTAACAGATACTTCAAACCTTACTCGTATTTTGCAAGAAGTTCAGCCAGATGAGGTTTATAATTTAGGGGCGCAAAGCCATGTTGCTGTAAGTTTTGAATCTCCTGAATATACAGCTGATGTCGACGCACTTGGAACATTACGTCTGCTCGAAGCAATTCGCTTTTTAGGGTTGGAAAATAAAACTCGTTTTTACCAAGCTAGCACGAGTGAACTCTATGGTCTTGTACAAGAAATCCCACAAAAAGAAACCACACCATTTTATCCCCGCAGTCCTTATGCTGTTGCTAAACTTTATGCGTATTGGATTACAGTTAATTACCGCGAGTCTTACAATATGTATGCTTGTAATGGTATTCTTTTTAATCATGAATCACCGCGACGAGGTGAGACTTTCGTCACACGAAAAATCACTCGTGGTCTGACCAATATTGCTCAAGGCTTAGAGAAATGTCTCTATATGGGCAACTTGGCTTCACTCCGAGATTGGGGGCATGCTAAAGATTATGTTCGCATGCAATGGATGATGCTTCAGCAAGATACACCGGAAGACTTTGTGATCGCAACTGGTTATCAATACTCTGTTCGTCAGTTTATTGAGTGGTCAGCCAAGAAATTGGGCATAGCGCTCCGCTTTGAAGGTGACGGTGTAGATGAGATTGGTGTTATTGATGCAATCACTGGAGAGGACGCTCCTGCGTTGAAAGTTGGAGATGTAATTGTTCGGGTTGACCCACGATATTTTAGACCAGCGGAGGTCGAAACTCTTTTAGGCGATCCGACCAAAGCCAAGCAGCAACTTGGCTGGACACCGAAAATCACAGCTCAAGAAATGTGTGCGGAAATGGTCGCCGAAGACCTGATTATTGCTAAACGGCATGCCCTTTTAAAACAGCACGGATATCAAGCACCGATTTCAATAGAAAATTATCATGGCTAA
- the fcl gene encoding GDP-L-fucose synthase, which translates to MANLEAKIFVAGHRGMVGSAIVRRLKSLGYSNIVTRTRSELELLNQKAVQDFFQSKKFDEVYLAAAKVGGIHANNTYPAEFIYENMMIEANIIHAAHQNEVQKLLFLGSSCIYPKFAPQPMNENALLTGQLEATNEPYAIAKIAGIKLCESYNRQYDRDYRSVMPTNLYGPGDNFHPENSHVIPALLRRFHEAVNSRVKEVVIWGSGKPMREFLHVDDMAAASVHVMNLDKSIYDTHTEPMLSHINVGTGVDCTIRELAETVAKVTGFQGELKFDASKPDGTPRKLLDVSRLASLGWNASISLEEGLAQTYRWFLEHQEIFRK; encoded by the coding sequence ATGGCTAATTTAGAAGCAAAAATTTTTGTCGCGGGTCATCGCGGCATGGTCGGCAGCGCGATTGTTCGCCGCTTAAAATCCTTAGGGTATTCGAATATCGTTACGCGGACTCGCTCCGAGCTTGAGCTGCTCAATCAAAAAGCCGTTCAGGATTTTTTTCAGAGCAAAAAGTTTGACGAAGTTTATTTAGCGGCGGCAAAAGTCGGCGGCATTCACGCAAATAATACTTATCCCGCCGAGTTCATCTATGAAAATATGATGATTGAGGCCAATATTATCCATGCGGCTCATCAAAACGAGGTGCAAAAGTTACTTTTTTTAGGGAGTAGTTGTATTTACCCAAAGTTTGCTCCTCAGCCAATGAATGAAAACGCATTGCTAACGGGACAGCTTGAAGCCACCAATGAGCCTTACGCGATTGCGAAAATTGCCGGAATCAAGTTGTGTGAAAGTTATAATCGTCAATATGATCGAGATTATCGTAGTGTAATGCCGACAAATCTTTATGGGCCTGGAGATAATTTTCATCCTGAAAATAGTCATGTGATACCAGCTCTATTACGAAGATTTCACGAAGCGGTGAATAGTAGAGTAAAAGAAGTTGTAATTTGGGGATCTGGGAAACCAATGCGTGAGTTTTTGCATGTGGACGATATGGCGGCAGCAAGTGTGCATGTGATGAATTTAGATAAATCCATTTACGATACACATACCGAACCGATGCTTTCCCATATTAATGTAGGAACAGGCGTAGATTGTACGATTCGAGAGCTTGCCGAGACCGTTGCAAAAGTGACAGGGTTTCAAGGCGAATTAAAATTTGACGCCTCCAAACCGGACGGGACGCCAAGAAAATTGTTGGATGTTTCGCGTCTTGCTTCGCTTGGGTGGAATGCCAGTATTTCATTAGAAGAAGGGCTTGCTCAGACATACAGATGGTTTTTGGAACATCAAGAGATTTTTAGAAAGTAA
- a CDS encoding flippase, with the protein MKLKFIINNQEKKKILANFFSLFLLQGINYLIPLITFPYLVRVVGVEKYGLLSFTVSIINYFSVVIDYGFNLTATKDVAINRENKEKLKEIFSSVMIIKSMMMFASFVFLFVMVVSVRKFRQDYLIYFLSFGMVVGQMLFPVWFFQGIEKMKYITYLNVLSKAVFAISIFLFVKHESDFYLVPTFTSAGFIISGIWALFLMKKKFGILFEWQSSKTIKYYLFDGWDIFVSRVFGAMYRNSNVVILGFLTNNMFVGYYSIAEKIIKILQSMQDVFGNALFPFLGRKNDDDKSAFLKLNNRYIKYIVFLYAVMTILLFSYSDFLSLLFFGDYNDNVILNVKIMSLVVFIGGMNYYYGILGLVSMGYKKEFSNYVVVIGVLNFALCYFFVAMYQDLGAVIAFVVSECLLLILIGKKFIN; encoded by the coding sequence ATGAAATTAAAATTTATTATAAATAATCAAGAAAAGAAAAAAATTTTAGCAAATTTTTTTTCCTTATTTTTATTGCAGGGAATTAATTATCTAATTCCGTTAATTACATTTCCATATTTGGTTAGAGTTGTTGGTGTTGAAAAATATGGGCTTTTATCTTTTACTGTTTCTATAATAAATTATTTTAGTGTTGTGATTGATTACGGTTTTAATCTCACGGCAACAAAAGATGTGGCGATAAATAGGGAAAATAAAGAAAAACTAAAAGAAATTTTTAGTTCAGTAATGATTATAAAATCCATGATGATGTTTGCTTCTTTCGTTTTTTTATTTGTTATGGTTGTTAGTGTGAGGAAATTTAGACAAGACTACTTGATTTATTTTTTAAGTTTTGGAATGGTAGTTGGCCAGATGTTATTTCCTGTTTGGTTTTTCCAAGGAATTGAGAAAATGAAGTATATTACCTATCTGAATGTGCTATCGAAAGCTGTTTTTGCGATTTCAATATTTTTATTTGTAAAGCATGAAAGTGATTTTTACCTTGTCCCTACATTTACATCAGCAGGATTTATTATTTCTGGCATATGGGCACTTTTTTTGATGAAAAAGAAATTTGGAATTTTATTTGAATGGCAAAGTTCAAAAACAATAAAATATTATTTGTTTGATGGTTGGGATATTTTTGTTTCTAGGGTTTTTGGGGCAATGTATAGAAATTCAAATGTTGTCATACTTGGTTTTTTGACGAATAATATGTTTGTTGGATATTACTCTATTGCCGAGAAGATAATAAAAATATTGCAAAGTATGCAAGATGTATTTGGAAATGCTCTTTTTCCATTTCTTGGAAGAAAAAATGATGATGATAAATCTGCTTTTTTGAAATTGAATAATCGGTATATTAAATATATAGTTTTTCTTTATGCGGTTATGACCATTTTGCTGTTTTCTTATTCTGATTTTTTAAGTCTTTTGTTTTTTGGTGATTATAATGATAACGTGATTCTGAATGTTAAAATAATGAGTTTGGTTGTTTTTATTGGCGGTATGAATTATTACTACGGTATTTTAGGATTGGTTTCAATGGGGTATAAAAAAGAATTTTCAAATTATGTTGTTGTGATTGGTGTTTTGAATTTTGCTTTATGTTATTTTTTTGTTGCTATGTATCAAGATTTAGGTGCTGTTATAGCTTTTGTTGTTAGCGAATGTTTATTGCTGATATTAATAGGTAAAAAATTTATAAATTGA
- a CDS encoding glycosyltransferase, whose protein sequence is MKTIVVIVTYGNRFCFLEKVINSVFDEGIQKIIVIDNNSVEESRMKLKEYEDKNKEKIKVVYLDDNYGSAGGFKRGLQEAYNDNNCDFIWLLDDDNTPKKGAYIALVDFWEKNKMNKHKNILISLRKDRRVYFDSIKYDDPEILIGKPNSFMQFDILEYLKNKFRKRDEDDSFLFGKNYGESYQAPYGGMFLNKKLIDIIGYPNEKFFLYTDDTEYSYRVIQNDGKIYVVLNSLIEDIDTSWQNTSNKNFFSLPVLDTEFDFRVFYSFRNRTFFEIKNRVNNKFLYFLNMLIFLSFIFLFALLRFDFKRFRLVCKATYDGLLGDLGKKEDFN, encoded by the coding sequence ATGAAAACAATTGTAGTGATTGTGACATACGGAAATAGATTTTGCTTTTTGGAAAAAGTAATAAATAGTGTGTTCGATGAAGGTATTCAAAAAATTATTGTTATAGATAATAATTCTGTAGAAGAAAGTAGGATGAAATTAAAAGAATATGAAGATAAAAATAAAGAAAAAATAAAAGTCGTGTATCTTGATGATAATTATGGATCAGCAGGTGGGTTTAAAAGAGGATTGCAAGAAGCATATAATGATAATAATTGCGATTTTATTTGGCTATTAGATGATGATAATACTCCTAAAAAAGGTGCTTATATCGCATTAGTGGATTTTTGGGAAAAAAATAAAATGAATAAACATAAAAATATCTTGATCTCATTAAGAAAAGATAGGCGTGTTTACTTTGATTCTATAAAATATGACGATCCGGAAATTTTAATTGGTAAGCCAAATAGTTTTATGCAGTTTGACATTCTTGAGTATTTAAAAAATAAATTTCGCAAGCGAGATGAGGATGACTCTTTTCTCTTTGGGAAAAATTATGGAGAATCTTATCAAGCTCCTTATGGAGGAATGTTTCTAAATAAAAAACTTATTGATATAATTGGTTATCCAAATGAGAAGTTTTTTTTATATACTGACGATACTGAATATTCTTATAGAGTGATTCAAAATGACGGAAAAATTTATGTTGTTCTAAATAGTTTAATAGAGGATATTGATACATCATGGCAAAATACGTCTAATAAAAATTTTTTTTCTTTACCCGTATTAGATACAGAATTTGATTTTAGAGTATTCTATTCTTTTAGAAATAGAACTTTTTTTGAAATAAAAAATAGAGTAAATAATAAGTTTTTGTATTTTTTAAACATGTTGATCTTTTTAAGTTTTATATTTTTATTTGCTTTATTGAGATTTGATTTTAAACGGTTTCGGTTGGTATGTAAAGCTACTTATGATGGTTTATTGGGGGATCTCGGTAAAAAAGAGGATTTTAATTAA
- a CDS encoding glycosyltransferase domain-containing protein — MEYVYNADTLVVYTALFGDYDDLVEPQKKFQKCDFICFTDQKNLKSSIWKFIFVENSELSPSMMNRKYKILPHLFLKEYKYSLYIDANIGIIENPYDLLKKYMDEYDFVAPKHFERVCLYEEAKECVILGRVSYSETLNQMKEYRIKKFPKNFGLSENNILLRKHNYRNVINLMTDWWAELNKWTKRDQLSLGYVLWKNGSVFRFMNESARKGMYFKYFFHRFTKKEVFLFKVKYRTLISLRRLYYAYKFEKDLSK; from the coding sequence ATGGAATATGTATATAATGCTGACACACTTGTTGTGTATACAGCTTTATTTGGTGATTATGATGATTTAGTTGAACCGCAAAAAAAATTTCAAAAATGTGATTTTATATGTTTTACTGATCAAAAAAATTTAAAATCAAGCATATGGAAATTCATTTTTGTGGAAAATTCTGAGCTATCCCCAAGTATGATGAATAGAAAATATAAGATACTTCCACACTTGTTTTTAAAAGAGTATAAGTATAGTTTATATATTGATGCTAATATCGGTATTATAGAAAATCCGTATGATTTACTCAAAAAATATATGGATGAATATGATTTTGTTGCTCCAAAGCATTTTGAAAGAGTATGTCTGTATGAGGAAGCGAAAGAATGCGTAATATTGGGAAGAGTAAGCTATTCAGAAACATTAAATCAAATGAAAGAATATAGAATAAAAAAATTCCCTAAGAATTTCGGTTTATCTGAGAATAATATATTACTCAGAAAACACAATTATAGAAATGTTATTAATTTAATGACTGATTGGTGGGCTGAGCTAAATAAATGGACTAAAAGAGATCAGTTGAGTTTAGGTTATGTATTATGGAAAAACGGTTCTGTCTTTCGTTTTATGAATGAAAGTGCGAGAAAAGGAATGTATTTTAAATATTTCTTTCATAGATTTACGAAAAAAGAAGTGTTCCTATTCAAAGTAAAATATAGAACTTTAATTTCTTTAAGAAGATTATATTATGCATATAAATTTGAAAAAGACTTATCTAAATAG
- a CDS encoding EpsG family protein, which translates to MHINLKKTYLNRLKISKSFFIYFPVVALIIIVAGFRPIGLDLDSNAYIEALSFNVNFIDKEPTFWIIRYMNNLFFQGNIHFFFLIYAIIGVSIKLYVIRKFSVSPIFSFATYISMFFILQEMTQIRAGVAIGIVFWAINDVVKKQAMSFLLKIFMATLFHYSAIIMLIFYFFSTEKKIMVFYFLLPIIGIAMSFSHVLFFATQYLASVLPEFLSAKLKIYLFLMKEKQLKSVTPFNFGNFFMLSVYYLNFIFFDKLKLSEFYKKYYLLCLKLLGWGFFILFGFSFIEVFAYRLANYSFFSLVFLLPLVIEFFCEKYFMFFFLTIYLIYTLVKNINIMLKF; encoded by the coding sequence ATGCATATAAATTTGAAAAAGACTTATCTAAATAGATTGAAGATAAGTAAAAGTTTTTTTATTTATTTTCCAGTAGTCGCATTAATTATTATTGTTGCTGGATTTAGGCCTATTGGGTTAGATCTTGATTCTAATGCTTATATTGAGGCATTGAGTTTTAATGTGAATTTTATTGATAAGGAACCAACGTTTTGGATTATTCGTTATATGAATAATCTTTTTTTTCAAGGAAATATACATTTTTTTTTTTTGATTTATGCTATTATTGGTGTAAGCATAAAACTATATGTGATTCGGAAGTTTTCTGTTAGCCCCATTTTTAGCTTTGCAACGTACATTTCTATGTTTTTTATCCTCCAAGAAATGACTCAAATACGAGCAGGAGTTGCAATCGGTATTGTTTTTTGGGCTATTAATGATGTTGTAAAAAAGCAGGCAATGAGTTTTTTGTTGAAAATATTTATGGCTACATTGTTTCATTATTCTGCGATTATAATGCTGATTTTTTATTTTTTTTCGACAGAAAAAAAAATAATGGTTTTTTATTTTCTGTTACCTATAATCGGTATTGCGATGTCATTTAGCCATGTTCTTTTTTTTGCTACACAATATCTTGCCTCGGTACTGCCGGAGTTTTTATCTGCTAAGTTAAAAATTTATTTGTTTTTAATGAAAGAAAAACAGTTAAAGTCTGTAACTCCTTTTAATTTTGGAAACTTTTTTATGTTGAGTGTTTATTATCTGAATTTTATTTTTTTTGATAAGCTAAAGTTGAGTGAGTTTTATAAAAAGTATTATTTGTTGTGTTTGAAATTGCTGGGATGGGGATTCTTTATTTTATTTGGTTTTTCTTTTATTGAGGTATTTGCGTATAGACTAGCTAACTACTCTTTTTTTTCATTGGTTTTTTTATTGCCTTTAGTGATTGAATTTTTTTGTGAAAAGTATTTTATGTTTTTTTTCTTGACTATATATTTGATATACACTTTGGTGAAAAATATTAATATAATGCTTAAATTTTAA
- a CDS encoding glycosyltransferase family 2 protein, which produces MNLDVIYVTYNPNLNFLEQSINSIVRNVRKVYVVDNTPGKAKYLENYASDKIEVVYLNANMGIAYAQNVGIKKSIKNGSDYVLLSDQDTIYPEDYLFDMLKSFELSENAIACVPLFRDINQKKANEGFIRKYPFGFKKFYPAKGKYEVFQAIASGKIISMKLLKKVGFMNEDLFIDWVDLEWCWRAHKKGYKIIGNADVTITHQLGDNAKDIGFREVNLRSPFRHYYITRNAFYLSLQSPDLDLLHRAILFLKSIRYIIGFPLLSKPHLTHLRYVLLGFFHGIIGKLGELK; this is translated from the coding sequence ATGAATTTAGATGTCATATATGTAACGTACAATCCAAATTTGAATTTTTTAGAACAGTCAATTAACAGCATTGTACGAAATGTTAGAAAAGTGTATGTGGTAGATAATACTCCAGGTAAAGCAAAATATTTAGAGAATTATGCCAGTGATAAAATTGAAGTGGTGTATTTGAATGCTAATATGGGTATTGCCTATGCTCAAAATGTAGGGATAAAAAAATCCATTAAGAATGGATCTGATTATGTTCTTTTATCGGATCAAGATACAATATATCCTGAAGATTATTTGTTTGATATGTTGAAATCTTTTGAGTTAAGTGAAAATGCGATAGCGTGCGTGCCGCTTTTTAGAGATATTAATCAAAAAAAAGCAAATGAAGGCTTTATAAGAAAGTATCCTTTTGGATTTAAAAAATTTTACCCGGCTAAAGGAAAATATGAAGTTTTTCAAGCTATTGCATCTGGAAAAATTATTAGCATGAAGCTCCTAAAAAAAGTGGGTTTCATGAATGAGGACTTGTTTATAGATTGGGTTGATTTGGAGTGGTGTTGGAGAGCACATAAAAAGGGGTATAAAATAATTGGTAATGCTGATGTCACGATTACCCATCAGCTGGGTGATAATGCTAAAGATATAGGGTTTAGGGAAGTAAATTTACGCAGTCCATTTAGGCATTATTACATAACAAGAAATGCTTTTTATTTGTCTCTGCAAAGCCCTGATTTGGATTTGTTGCATAGAGCGATTTTGTTTCTAAAATCAATTCGCTATATAATAGGATTTCCTCTGTTGTCAAAGCCTCATCTTACCCATTTAAGATATGTTTTATTAGGGTTTTTTCATGGAATAATAGGGAAATTAGGTGAATTAAAATGA
- a CDS encoding glycosyltransferase family 2 protein — protein sequence MKISGSVVLFHNKKEEVLKSIRSFLNTELDAKIYLLDNSFVDDLKELSAYDQRIVYTFNNINLGYGSAHNIAIKKSISDDVHYHLVLNPDVYFERGVLEKLISFMEKNKDIANVMPNILYPDGSTQYLCKLLPSPVDLIFRRFIPLKAWKEKRNNMYELRFTDYKNIMNVPSLSGCFMFLRIEALKKVGIFDENIFMYLEDVDLNRRLHQKYKTVFYPAASVYHAYGKESYKNKKLLMYHIRSAIYYFNKWGWFFDSERKFINRRTLNVISNE from the coding sequence ATGAAAATATCGGGTTCGGTTGTATTATTTCATAATAAAAAAGAAGAAGTATTAAAATCCATAAGAAGTTTTTTAAATACTGAGTTGGATGCTAAAATTTATCTTTTAGATAATTCTTTTGTTGATGATCTGAAAGAACTTTCAGCATATGATCAGCGAATAGTGTATACTTTTAATAATATTAACTTAGGATATGGTTCTGCTCATAACATTGCGATAAAAAAAAGCATTTCCGATGATGTTCATTACCATTTGGTTCTGAATCCTGATGTTTATTTTGAAAGAGGTGTATTAGAAAAATTGATTTCTTTTATGGAAAAAAACAAGGATATTGCAAATGTTATGCCGAATATTCTATATCCTGATGGCTCAACTCAATATTTATGTAAGTTACTGCCTTCACCAGTTGATTTGATTTTTAGGAGATTTATTCCATTGAAGGCGTGGAAAGAAAAAAGAAATAATATGTATGAACTTAGGTTTACTGATTATAAAAATATTATGAATGTTCCTTCATTATCAGGTTGCTTTATGTTTCTTAGAATAGAAGCTTTGAAAAAAGTCGGGATATTTGATGAGAATATATTTATGTATTTAGAAGATGTCGATTTGAATAGACGACTTCATCAAAAATATAAAACAGTGTTTTATCCTGCGGCAAGCGTATACCATGCGTATGGAAAAGAATCATACAAAAATAAAAAATTATTAATGTATCATATTCGATCCGCTATTTATTACTTTAATAAATGGGGATGGTTTTTTGATTCTGAACGGAAATTCATAAATAGAAGGACATTAAATGTTATTTCAAATGAGTAG